Proteins encoded in a region of the Devosia sp. RR2S18 genome:
- a CDS encoding acyl-CoA dehydrogenase has translation MTLALIIITLVVFGVLAMRQSPLWQWGLAVLVIGILKQVGYGSTSVLGFVLACLPGIVLLLLSVPAIRKATVIKPVYGMVKSILPRVSRTEQEALDAGTVGWDAELFSGKPDWTKLRSIRPLTLSAEELAFLDGPTEEVCRMIDDWDARNNLTDLPPEVWQFLKDKGFLGMLIHKEHGGLGFSAQAQSMIVSKIASRSVAAGITVMVPNSLGPGELLEKYGTPEQKEKYLGRLAKGQEVPCFALTGIHSGSDAGGMRDIGVVTKGTYQGKEVLGVRLSWDKRYITLAPVATLVGLAFILKDPNNLLGKGENVGITLALIPADHPGVEIGRRHFPARQAFMNGPVRGKDVFVPLDFLIGGTAYAGQGWRMLMECLSTGRAISLPAIGSTSIKQTLRVTSAYARIRRQFGIPVGVMEGVAEPLGEMVKRAYTYEAARRLTASMVDEGQRPAVISALLKYRTTEAMRDSVDDAFDIHGGRAIQDGPSNYLFGGYMATPVAITVEGANILTRTLMTFAQGVLRAHPYLYKEIQAAQNPNRSEGLDQFDTAFGGHTSFMLRNMVASFVHGITNGASASTPVENDVARWYRQLHRYSQAFALVADWTTVTLGGQLKSKQKISGRLADILGDLYLMSATLKRFEEEGQLAEDRELVDAIMADRIAAMEATFGEVFANFPNGAMANAMRFLCFPLGRRARPASDTINYRFVQAVLRPSSFRDRLTFGVYTTMDPDDVTGVLEDALAKVTEAEEIEARFVKAARRGVIERRLDRDAIDDAVAAGVLNDNEAGIMRAADEATERVVAVDDFAADELVAPREHRVAAE, from the coding sequence GTGACTCTTGCGCTTATCATTATCACCCTAGTTGTCTTTGGCGTCTTGGCCATGCGGCAGAGCCCGCTTTGGCAATGGGGCCTGGCGGTGCTTGTCATCGGCATTCTGAAGCAGGTCGGCTATGGCTCGACCAGCGTTCTGGGCTTTGTCCTGGCCTGCCTGCCTGGCATCGTTCTCCTGCTCCTCAGTGTTCCCGCCATTCGCAAGGCGACGGTCATCAAGCCCGTCTACGGCATGGTCAAATCCATCCTACCGCGCGTAAGCCGCACCGAGCAGGAAGCCCTCGATGCCGGTACCGTCGGCTGGGATGCCGAGCTCTTTTCCGGCAAGCCGGACTGGACCAAGCTGCGCTCGATACGCCCGCTGACGCTTTCTGCCGAAGAGTTGGCTTTCCTCGATGGCCCGACCGAAGAAGTGTGTCGGATGATCGATGATTGGGATGCGCGCAACAATCTTACCGATCTGCCGCCCGAGGTTTGGCAGTTCCTCAAGGACAAGGGCTTCCTGGGCATGCTCATTCACAAGGAGCATGGCGGCCTAGGCTTCTCCGCCCAGGCGCAGTCGATGATCGTTTCCAAGATCGCCAGCCGCTCCGTGGCTGCGGGCATCACGGTAATGGTGCCCAACTCACTCGGACCGGGTGAACTGCTTGAAAAATACGGCACGCCTGAACAGAAGGAAAAATACCTCGGTCGCCTTGCCAAGGGGCAGGAAGTGCCATGCTTTGCGCTCACCGGAATTCACTCCGGGTCGGATGCTGGCGGCATGCGCGATATCGGCGTGGTCACCAAGGGCACCTATCAGGGCAAGGAAGTGTTGGGCGTGCGTCTCTCCTGGGACAAGCGCTATATCACTCTTGCCCCCGTCGCCACGCTGGTCGGTCTAGCTTTCATCCTCAAGGATCCCAACAATCTCCTCGGCAAAGGCGAAAATGTCGGCATCACGCTGGCGCTGATCCCGGCTGATCACCCGGGCGTCGAGATCGGTCGCCGCCATTTCCCGGCGCGACAAGCCTTTATGAATGGTCCGGTTCGCGGCAAGGACGTGTTCGTGCCCCTCGATTTCCTGATTGGCGGGACCGCCTATGCCGGCCAGGGCTGGCGCATGCTGATGGAGTGCCTGTCTACCGGGCGTGCCATTTCGCTGCCGGCGATCGGCTCCACCTCGATCAAGCAGACGCTGCGCGTCACCTCCGCCTATGCCCGTATCCGGCGCCAGTTCGGCATTCCGGTCGGCGTCATGGAAGGCGTCGCCGAGCCGCTGGGCGAAATGGTCAAGCGCGCCTACACCTATGAGGCTGCCCGTCGGCTCACCGCCTCGATGGTGGATGAGGGTCAGCGGCCGGCAGTGATTTCGGCGCTGCTCAAGTACCGCACCACCGAAGCCATGCGCGACAGCGTCGACGACGCCTTCGACATCCATGGCGGGCGCGCCATTCAGGATGGCCCGAGCAACTACCTCTTTGGTGGCTACATGGCGACGCCGGTGGCGATCACGGTGGAGGGTGCCAATATCCTTACCCGTACGCTCATGACCTTCGCCCAGGGCGTGTTGCGCGCGCATCCCTATCTCTACAAGGAGATCCAGGCGGCGCAGAATCCGAACCGGAGTGAAGGGCTGGACCAGTTCGACACCGCCTTTGGCGGGCACACCAGCTTCATGCTGCGCAACATGGTGGCGAGCTTTGTGCACGGCATCACCAATGGTGCATCGGCCTCGACGCCTGTCGAAAATGACGTGGCGCGCTGGTACCGCCAGTTGCACCGCTATTCGCAGGCCTTTGCCCTGGTCGCCGACTGGACCACCGTAACTCTAGGCGGTCAGCTCAAGAGCAAGCAGAAGATTTCGGGCCGACTAGCCGACATATTGGGTGATCTCTACCTGATGTCGGCAACGCTCAAGCGCTTTGAGGAGGAAGGGCAGCTGGCAGAGGACCGTGAGCTGGTCGATGCGATCATGGCAGACCGGATCGCGGCCATGGAAGCGACGTTTGGCGAAGTCTTCGCCAACTTCCCCAATGGCGCCATGGCCAATGCCATGCGCTTCCTCTGCTTCCCGCTGGGGCGGCGTGCGCGTCCTGCGAGCGACACGATCAACTACCGCTTCGTGCAAGCCGTGCTGCGGCCGAGCAGCTTCCGTGACCGCTTGACCTTTGGGGTCTACACCACGATGGATCCAGATGACGTGACGGGTGTACTGGAAGATGCGCTGGCCAAGGTCACCGAAGCCGAGGAGATCGAGGCGCGCTTCGTCAAGGCGGCGCGCCGTGGGGTTATCGAGCGTCGGCTGGACCGAGATGCCATCGATGATGCCGTCGCGGCGGGTGTCCTAAACGACAACGAAGCCGGCATTATGCGAGCAGCGGATGAGGCCACCGAGCGGGTGGTTGCAGTAGACGACTTCGCTGCGGATGAATTGGTGGCACCGCGGGAGCATCGCGTGGCGGCCGAATAG
- a CDS encoding 3-hydroxyacyl-CoA dehydrogenase NAD-binding domain-containing protein has translation MIVPQATQTKNWSFRTDIEKIGWLTINTPSAPVNTLSREAIMELETLVSSFEEMAKSGELVGVVLLSGKDSGFIAGADISEFDAMSDFSVLPEALRRTHALFARIEALKIPVVAGIHGFCLGGGLELALACHYRIAVSDDKTRIGFPEVNLGIFPGFGGTGRSIRQAGPVDAMQIMLTGKMLRAGAARGLNLVDKLVRHRDMLRWEGRKAVLQKRKSSPAPFAKRVMAMGPARGYVVTKMRDQVRKKARPEHYPAPYALIDLFEAHGDDWQAMIRHEIDAFVPLMGSDTATNLRRVFFLSEGLKKQGIKGARFARVHVIGAGVMGGDIAAWCALRGMSVTLQDLDMDRIKPALERGKKLFKKRLKKKHEVDAAVMRLEADPTGKGVARADVIIEAVVERLDIKQSIFQGVEERLKPGAILATNTSSIELERIAEGLKDPARLIGLHFFNPVPQLPLVEVIRSKFNTDEEIGKGAAFALAIGKSPVVVKSAPGFLVNRVLMPYMLGAVERVERGESKELLDAAAVAFGMPMGPIELMDTVGLDVGKSVATELGHAVPEGSKFDGLVKDGKLGRKTGQGFYKWEDGKAQKGDVPAHDDLAALGRELVKPLVDTTEVVVKEGVVASDDHADIGVILGTGFAPFLGGPLKARKDGRA, from the coding sequence ATGATCGTCCCCCAGGCGACCCAGACGAAGAACTGGAGCTTTCGTACCGATATCGAAAAGATCGGGTGGCTCACGATCAATACGCCTAGCGCGCCGGTCAACACGCTTAGCCGCGAAGCTATCATGGAGCTGGAAACCCTGGTTTCGAGCTTTGAGGAGATGGCCAAGTCGGGCGAGCTGGTGGGTGTGGTGCTCCTGTCCGGCAAGGATAGCGGCTTTATCGCCGGCGCGGACATCAGCGAATTTGACGCCATGAGCGATTTTTCGGTCCTGCCCGAGGCTTTGCGGCGCACGCACGCGCTCTTCGCCCGCATCGAAGCGTTGAAGATCCCTGTCGTGGCGGGCATTCACGGCTTCTGCCTGGGCGGCGGGCTCGAACTGGCTTTGGCGTGCCACTATCGAATTGCCGTTTCCGACGATAAGACGCGCATCGGCTTCCCCGAGGTCAATCTCGGCATCTTCCCGGGTTTTGGCGGCACCGGGCGCTCCATTCGCCAGGCTGGCCCCGTTGACGCCATGCAGATCATGCTGACCGGAAAGATGCTGCGGGCGGGCGCCGCGCGCGGCCTCAATCTCGTTGACAAGCTTGTGCGCCACCGTGACATGCTGCGCTGGGAAGGCCGCAAGGCCGTGCTGCAGAAGCGCAAGTCCTCGCCGGCGCCCTTCGCCAAGCGCGTGATGGCGATGGGGCCCGCGCGTGGCTATGTCGTCACCAAGATGCGCGATCAGGTGCGCAAGAAGGCACGGCCGGAGCACTATCCGGCACCCTACGCGCTGATCGACCTGTTCGAAGCCCATGGCGACGATTGGCAGGCCATGATCCGGCACGAGATCGACGCATTCGTGCCGCTGATGGGCAGCGATACCGCGACCAATCTGCGCCGGGTATTCTTCCTTTCCGAAGGCCTCAAGAAGCAGGGCATCAAGGGCGCCCGCTTCGCGCGTGTCCATGTCATCGGCGCCGGTGTGATGGGGGGCGACATCGCCGCCTGGTGTGCCTTGCGCGGCATGAGCGTGACGCTGCAGGACCTCGATATGGACCGCATCAAGCCTGCGCTGGAGCGCGGCAAGAAGCTGTTCAAGAAGCGCCTCAAAAAGAAGCACGAGGTCGATGCGGCCGTGATGCGCCTGGAAGCCGATCCGACCGGCAAGGGCGTCGCCCGGGCCGACGTGATTATCGAGGCGGTGGTGGAGCGGCTCGATATCAAGCAGTCGATCTTCCAGGGTGTGGAGGAAAGGCTCAAGCCGGGCGCGATCCTGGCCACCAACACCTCCTCCATTGAGCTCGAACGGATCGCGGAAGGGCTCAAGGACCCAGCCCGCTTAATCGGTCTGCATTTCTTCAATCCGGTGCCGCAGCTGCCGCTGGTGGAGGTCATCCGCTCCAAGTTCAACACCGACGAAGAAATCGGCAAGGGCGCCGCCTTTGCGCTAGCTATCGGCAAGTCTCCGGTGGTGGTGAAGTCGGCCCCCGGTTTCCTCGTCAACCGCGTGCTGATGCCCTACATGCTTGGTGCCGTCGAGCGCGTAGAGCGCGGCGAAAGCAAGGAACTGCTCGACGCTGCCGCTGTTGCCTTCGGCATGCCCATGGGGCCGATCGAACTCATGGACACAGTCGGGCTCGACGTCGGCAAGTCAGTGGCGACTGAATTGGGGCACGCGGTGCCGGAGGGCTCCAAATTCGATGGCCTGGTGAAGGACGGCAAGCTCGGCCGCAAGACCGGGCAAGGCTTCTATAAATGGGAAGATGGCAAGGCGCAAAAGGGCGACGTGCCCGCCCACGACGATCTGGCCGCGCTTGGCCGCGAACTGGTCAAGCCGCTGGTGGATACGACCGAAGTGGTGGTCAAGGAAGGCGTCGTCGCCAGTGACGACCACGCCGACATCGGGGTGATCCTGGGGACGGGCTTCGCGCCCTTCCTCGGTGGTCCGCTCAAAGCAAGAAAAGACGGGAGGGCCTGA
- a CDS encoding acetyl-CoA C-acetyltransferase codes for MAELRKVAIVGSARIPFARGHTAYQDETNLSMLATAFRGIADKYSLKGEKVDEVMAGAVIAHSRDFNLAREAIIDAGFSPRTPGTNMQIACGSSLQAALNLGAKIASGEIDSGIAGGADSVSDSPVVFGNKFQRRMIDLSRTKTFGEKLATFKGFSFGELSPVAPSTAEPRTGLSMGQHAELMAREWGLSRRAQDEWAVSSHRKAAKAYDEGFHDDLVIPFAGLARDNNVRPDANLDKMSSLKPAFDKSSGQGTLTAGNSTPLTDGASAVLLASEEWARERGLPILAYLTTGRVAGNDFAGGEGLLMAPTIAVSEMLARQKLSFADIDYFELHEAFAAQVLCTLRAWNDPTYCKDVLGRDEVLGEVDPEQINVKGSSLAYGHPFAATGARILGLTAKLLSTEPGKRALLSVCTAGGMGVAALVESAA; via the coding sequence ATGGCTGAACTTCGTAAAGTCGCGATCGTTGGTTCGGCGCGCATCCCCTTCGCGCGCGGCCACACGGCCTATCAGGACGAAACCAATCTCTCCATGCTGGCGACGGCATTCCGGGGCATTGCCGATAAGTACAGCCTGAAGGGCGAGAAGGTTGATGAGGTCATGGCGGGGGCGGTAATCGCCCATTCGCGCGACTTCAACCTGGCACGCGAAGCGATCATCGATGCAGGTTTTTCGCCACGCACACCCGGCACCAATATGCAGATCGCCTGCGGGTCGAGCTTGCAGGCGGCGCTTAATCTGGGCGCCAAGATCGCTTCGGGCGAGATCGACAGCGGCATCGCCGGCGGCGCCGATAGCGTGAGCGATAGCCCCGTTGTGTTCGGCAACAAGTTTCAGCGCCGGATGATCGACCTGTCGCGGACCAAAACGTTCGGCGAGAAGCTGGCTACCTTCAAGGGGTTCAGTTTCGGAGAACTCTCGCCGGTGGCGCCCTCGACTGCGGAGCCGCGCACAGGCCTTTCTATGGGCCAGCATGCAGAACTCATGGCGCGGGAATGGGGCTTGTCACGGCGAGCCCAGGATGAATGGGCGGTCAGCAGCCACCGCAAGGCAGCCAAGGCCTATGACGAAGGCTTCCACGACGATCTGGTGATCCCCTTTGCGGGGTTGGCACGTGACAACAATGTGCGGCCCGACGCCAACCTCGACAAGATGTCCTCGCTCAAGCCCGCCTTCGACAAGAGTTCAGGGCAGGGCACCCTGACCGCTGGTAACTCAACGCCCTTGACCGACGGAGCCTCGGCCGTGCTTCTGGCCAGTGAGGAGTGGGCGCGTGAACGCGGGCTGCCGATCTTGGCCTATCTCACGACGGGCCGCGTGGCAGGCAATGACTTTGCGGGTGGCGAGGGCTTGTTGATGGCCCCCACCATCGCCGTGTCGGAAATGCTGGCGCGCCAGAAGTTGAGCTTCGCCGACATCGATTATTTCGAACTGCACGAAGCTTTCGCGGCGCAGGTGTTGTGCACCCTGCGGGCGTGGAACGATCCCACCTACTGCAAGGACGTGCTCGGGCGTGATGAGGTGCTAGGGGAAGTGGATCCCGAGCAGATCAACGTCAAGGGCTCAAGCCTTGCCTATGGCCACCCCTTCGCGGCAACGGGCGCACGAATTTTGGGACTTACGGCCAAACTGCTCTCGACTGAGCCAGGCAAACGCGCTTTGCTGAGCGTCTGTACGGCAGGCGGCATGGGTGTCGCTGCCCTGGTTGAAAGTGCCGCATGA